From the genome of Salvia splendens isolate huo1 chromosome 7, SspV2, whole genome shotgun sequence:
AAACTAGAGCAATTCAAAACAGGATGTAAGATTGTATCTTCACTCCATAGAGCGGTGGAACACGATTTCAGAACTAAGAACGGTCGGAATTAAGGATTTTCCCCCCTCTGAGCTAGAAGGCAGAGAGCTAGAAACTGAAGTTGGAAGTGGATTTGCAGCTAAGAACTATATCTAATGACTACTGTGTGTAGAATGTGAGCTCCCAAAGGCTGCTTTCTTCCTTCAATGTTGGctcctttatatagggaggcttgaggCCAATTCTCTAGGGTATGTCTTCCATGATTTGACATTTGTACTCTTAAAATAATGGGGTCTTCGAATTCTCTCTCATTTATCCTACTCCTTGCACTGCCTGCCTCTTCTGATAATTCTCCTTGACCAATTAGGCGGCTTTTCAGCATTTTCACTCCTTTTTGCTCAATCTGCGTTTGCTCGGTCAGTTTACTCGATCTACCTGATCCAGCAGCAACATGCACACTTAAACTCAAATTTTGTGCATGATCTCCCCCCCAAAGCACGTGAATTCACCCATaaatcaatgcatgaaacgagccttatcaatgaTGAATTGTAGATGTTGGTTCATAAATAAGTGAATGTGGTAAAGAGTGGAATGAAGATTGAGAAATAAACACTGCATTATGGATTGTATGAAAATCCCTATTTTAAAATCGAGCAACTTGAAAAATTAACTAAATAACTTAGTAGAAAGAGTGAGCTGAAATATATTGTAAAATGCATAATAAAATAGGCTCACCAGCTTAGTTTGGACGACTAATATATGACCGAGTGACTCAgttgatttaatttaaattgttatttgaaaatttcCATCTGATTAAACAAGAAAcgattaatttaaatattagagCATTCATAATGCATGTCGCGCCAGCCATGTTGAGCGCCCTCGTAGAAGGAAGGGGGTGCGGCGGGGACTGTGATTGTGGGCAGAGAGGGCGCTGCTTGTCGCTCGTTAAAAGCGCGTGCCACAACCCTAGGGGGGTGATTTCGAGGTTGGAGgtcgaattttaatttttttatttcaaattcaaaacatCATAAATGCAAAAACATTCACTTTCATTTTATTCCAAATCCACTTTCATTATGACAAAAGGATTAATCCCAACCACACGTTCTCATTCAACTACAATGAGCGAGACGAAATGGATAACTTTGTCCACTCTAGGGGCAGGAACGTTGAGAGGCCGGCAGAATGGGATCGAAGTCAATGCAGATGTTCTATCCCATTATCCATTGACAGGTCAAACGATAGTATTTACTAACTGTAGGCAGTGAATATAACGATGACTACGAGATTTGTAAGATGAAGGCGAGACCAATCCTGGGAAGGGGCAAAGTAAGAAGCCGACATTTGGGGATGGGCCGAAAAGGTACTGCCCGAAGgaatgttttgttttggtgTTGTTCTACATCGATGCGTCAAAGACCTCATCCTTGTCAAAAACCAAAAGTTCTAAATGTTTTGGAAACAAGTTGCTAAGAAGTACGACACATGTATGCCCAATGATGCGCCTGAGCGTGATTGTGACATGCTAAGGAAGGTGGAAGCACTGGTCTCGAATGCAGAAAGACGtgatatagaaaaaaaagagtggaatgataatgtactccctccgtcccaaggaagatgaccctttTCTTGAGCGGCAcgagaatttatgcaactttattttgtgtgtgacgtgaagagagtaaagtaagaaagatgaaataaagtagagagaaatgtGTTTCTCCTTTTAGTAATGTGTCATCTTGGTTGGaataaaccaaaaaggaaagtgagtcatcttcaaaTGGGACGGGGGAAGTagtattttgtactccctccattccatagtagtggagacgTTTCATTTTGgcacgcgatttaagaaaaattgtgttaagtaagttaaataaagaaataatatagtaggaaatgaaaaaggtagagagatgaagagagaataaagtaagagagtaaagtaaagagaataaatgtgttgacttttgcTAGAAAAGGAAATGCCTCCACTATTATAGAAAGTactaaatgacaaaatgactttaCTACCGTGGGACGGAGAAAAtagtatttcaaatttataattatttaaaattaaaataaataaatattgcaaATTAATAGTAAGCATGAAATTAAATTCAGGGACGGACTAATAaggtactagtactatttttcaaggacagatggagtataagaGAACGAGGGATATGACcttttattggaattttgtaTGTCGGTGGAAATGCAATGTTTTAGAACCGCCCGGCTGGACTGCGAACTAgaaacaaatttttttatttttttcatcaaaGTTTTTAAAAAACCTGTTTTTTTCGTCAaagttttaaaatttgttgttggtaggGGTTAACTCatgacctctcttctagttaaAAAAACCTCTATCAGTCACCATAAGGGTTCATTAACAATTtgaaacattaaatatttttatacattaaccattaaaCTTTTTATCTACCTAcataaactaataattcattttaattttataactctttaatataattgttaattataatatactatataattatcatcctctAAATTTTAAGGATACTTTACTTGCcacttatactattattattaccatataggttcattatttactataaataaataaattttttataatatatatttaatttatataccctagctattgaTATTAATGAATATTCTtttctaaactaattaataattcaCATTTAactatataatattattttaccaaataaacttttgaaattaatataaattttatctattttaattacatgaactattaaatttttttatctacactaactaatattaaatttatatgtaactaattatctataaggtttaatgttttgtaatatattataaattatattttatcatttataaaatttatataatttttattatatatatttgcaattgTAAAATGGTTAGATAAATGGTTCAACTAGTCTGGTCGATTGAACCATGAATCAGTAGTTTCACAAGTTCGCTTATCGacccggtttttaaaacatggTGAAATGGCATGGCTTGAtgtaggggtgtcgaaacgggtagcgggtaaCGGGTAATCCGAACCCGACCCCGTTACCTGCCGAGTATCGGGTACCCGTTACCCAACGGAATCGGGAAACAGGGCGGGTCGGGTTATATAATTTTGGGTTTGCGGGTATAGGGGTAATCCCGATAGTCCCGAAAATACCCGATATACAtattgatatttataattttttattttttattttaatacttgcTCTTCatgatgtaatttttttaagattttaatatttaaaatataattttttattagtaatatattataaatgtattttttaagttTTGAAGAATGATTGGTGAAACCGTGTGAAACTTTTATTACTTTAGACTTTTGGTTGAagttatttacttatttatatttatactttTGATTAAAGTAAGACATTGTTGCTTACTTTGTTAattgttttcatatttagaTTTTTGAATGGTAATTTGGAGTTTGGATTTTTTGGCATTGTAATTGAATTTGGATTACATATTTACTTTGCAGGTGGTATTTGTGCAGCTCATATGATTATTTAAAGTAGATATTTCAAAGATTACATGGCTTGATCTCAAttctcaacaaaattaaataataataaacgtTTCAAGTGAGACTATTACATTCAtcaagtagtattttttaaaaaagcatctaaaatatacaaataatattttaaaaaaagaagatttcaaaaaaaaatgtttcggGTAGGGTACCCGAGGCGTCGGGTGCGggatacccgactcgggtatcAGGTAATACCCGACTAATGCGGGACGGATATTGGGACTAACTTTCGGCCAAAATCGGGtgcgggtacccgcgggtacccgtttcgacacccatAGCTTGATGTTGAAAGAGGGAAAAAAAAACACGTTTCTTTGGAAGTCGAGTTGCAACTACCACCCCAATTATAAATATAGTCCCAACAACCAAATCAGTCTACCTAAAAACAAAAGGTCATACTCCTTCACTTCATTCCAAAATTCATCATCAAAATTTCCCCAATTTTTACTCCATTAAATTTCCTCTCTCCCAACACTCGCCGGAATCCATGTATACGACCGCCGCACGCCTCTTCCTAATCCTCTCCCTGCTCTCCGCCGCTGCCGCTGCAGCCAATCCCCCCTCAGTCTACGAAGTTCTCCAATCCTACGGCTTCCCCGCCGGCCTCCTGCCGCAAGGAGTCACAAGCTACGAGCTCGACACCACCACCGGCAAATTCTCGGTGTCCCTGGGCGGCAGCTGCAGCTTCTCCATCAGCGGCTACGATCTCAAGTACAAGAGCACCATCACTGGCACCATCGCCAACAATAAGATAACAGATCTGAACGGGATCCAGGTGAAAATTCTGTTTTTCTGGATCAACATCATCGAGGTCACAAGCGACGGTGACGAATTACAGCTTTCTGTTGGAATAGCGTCGGCTAATTTTCCGGTGGATAATTTCTTCGAGTGTCCGCAATGTGGTTGTGGATTTGACTGTGTGACGAGGAAGGCTCGGGCTCTGCCGCTGGTTCAGTATGATTAGATTAGCGTCGCCGATTGCAGAACTCCGGCGTCAGGGGTTTTGCAGCAACTCGTCGTTTTCGGTGAGTAGTTGATGCATTTATGTTAGCTTCTACTAGTAATTTTGTAGTAATATTTAGTGCTCTTAACTTCCACTTTTTAAATTCCTATGAATAAAACTGACGCTTTAAGACTTACTATATGTATTAATTGTTATTCATGTTTTCTGAAAGTTTATTCTTCAATAAATGTGTTGTATTTGGCATATTCTTCCACATATAGCTCGATCTATTATTGTCCGTCCCAATTCAAAAAtctaaagaaaaatgaaaaaaagtagcCTAATCTTATACATACCTCCGCCCCTCAATAAATGTCCTATTTTGATTCGAtatgtattttaaaaaatgtaacagaaaGTAGGTTGAAAGTTaataaatgagttagtggaatgtgatgttcattactaaaaatgataaaaatgaagtggGACGATTAATATGGGGCgaactaaaatagaaaactaaGACACATAATGAGGAACAAAAAGAGTAATAATTTTATGATCAAATATAAATGGAATGTGAAACGAAACTAAACTTTGATGGACAACTAAAATACTAAATGAAACTATTTGAATAATATGAAAGATGTAAAGATCAAACAAAATACTCCTCTGTCCTACCGAAGATGactcattttttttaagtatGTCTGATTGGTAGCGAAATTGTTTCGGATTTGATCAAGTTATATAGAAGATAACCGACCaaatggatcagttagcaaatgtcgttgccacttaatcaaggCGTTCTCGCTCTCACTCACCACTAATGTAATTTGTAACTCCCAAACtcgcacaactttaacagtaaagcggcaagaaCGGGgttgatcccacagagaaaccgtGTATctagtgtgtgagtagtgaacagggttcgactgctgccacgctttagtTTGAGAGTTTCTAAGCTACTGGATTTACGCTAGGCAAAATGtaactatctacttgatcaagctaCTCATCATGCTGACACAATTTAATGGATCAAGTAAGCGACAGGCGGAAATAAGATCTTAACTACCTAGGCATGCTACgaaaaaacacaaacactttGCCATTCAACATAATAAAGATTCGGACAATTAATCGAAGACTTAAAAGCGAAACTGAACTGGAATAGTAAACAAGATgacgaaaacaaaaacaacttcaACTTTATAGCTCAGAACAGGTGCGGTGAACATACGGAATACAAAAGAATCTTATCTTTAACTATGGAATAAACTAAGCTATCAACTTCGGAAAAATAAGAAAGCGAGTAAAGCTGAAGGAGTTCTCGGTTGGAAACTTGGGACGGCcgccgaacagatattgagtattctgttgcgctcccttcggtcgctccTCTCTCTAACTATTTCTTTTACTACGCTACCTTCTGGACGGGAAACTAAACTCAGAACTAAACTAGaacgaaaaaaaggaaaataaaagaagaaactGATAAGGAGATTCTAAAAAGAAGATTCTTCATTATGGTGGcaccagtggcggatccaggattaaAAAACGGAGGAGgcggaataaaataataaataataaaatattaaatataatacttcAATATGTTTTTTTAGATTTCTAGCATCTGTTAACCGAGACAACTGATTTCTACGGGTATCCATATCTTGAAAACGTTTCAAGATTCTTTCATTAGAAACACTAGCAAAGATGGATCTTTCATTGTATACTACCAAACTGTCATTCAACCACTCATCTCCCAATCTTATTCCGCAAGTCAGTCTTGACAATTTCATTGCTAAAGATACTTTTTCAACAGATGCAGTCGCTACAGGTAAGATCAATACCAACTCAATTAGACGATAAACCAACGGAAAAACTTTATCTTTCGTGGTTTCAATAATCTTCTGAGATAGGCTAGCCAAATCTTCAATACCATTCAATCGTGCATCTCTTCTCACAACATCAACAAAAGTTTCAAGTTGTTTAAACAATTCAGTATGTTGAGTCGATGTGAAGTCCTTTGGGTAAAGAGTAGCAAGATGAACAAGCTTATGAAACATTAAAAGCAGCGAAATCATTTTTTTGATCGAGGCATGCCATACAACTTAGCAAGTCTGTGGATGCCTCAGAGAAACGATTTTCCATCTCTTGTGTAAGTAAGTCGACGACCTAATTGACACACAAGAAAGATTAAATATCAAGATGATTCTATTTAGTAAATGAATaagatattaaatttcaaattacctGAAAAAATATTCCAACGATTTTATGATGGTAGTTCTTGATGTTTGAACCATTTCTCTTACTAATCCGCTTTGGAGCATCATCATCCATGTTTGTTATTGAAATGTCATTTGCCCCACACAAATCATTCACTTCTTGCAAGAAAGTATCCCATCCAAATTCTCGAAATGATCTCAAGCTTTCTTTCACATTCTCTATCTAGAAAATCACATTTAAAATATCTTGATCTCTTTGTTGCAAGGTACAGGACAATGGTTGAATAACCCCCAACAAATgtttcatcaacataaggatgAATACAAATTCAAAAGTCTCCATTTTTTGTACGAGACCTACAGCTTTGCCCCTTGTTTCATATTCTTCTCCATCAACAAGTACTTTTCAAGTACTTCGGTTACTGACTGCCACATATTTGCAAGACGAATCACGGTGACATAATGAGATCCCCATCGAGTATCACCCGGTCTCTTCAAAGAAGTTTCTTGATTTTGGCCTCTACCAGTACCGATTTCCCCATTCTCTATCATTTCAACTAGTCTATCGCGCTCAATTTATCGAATCATATCAGCCCTTTTGCAGGAAGAACCACATGTTGTGACAATCTAGATAAGATAACTGAAAAAATCACAAACATATTGATTTGTCTTGCACACGGCCACACATACCAATTGAAGTTGGTGGGCAAAACAATGGACATACCAAGCTGATGGATTTTCCTTTAAAATTAGTGCTTTCAATCCATTGCATTCACCTCGCATGTTTGATGCTCCATCGTATCCTTGGCCTCTCAATCTCGACAAAGGTAACTTAAACTTAGCAAATACGGAGTCAATTGCCTCTTTCAAACAAACtgatgtagttttttttacATGAGCCAAAGCTAAAAACCTTTCAATTATCTGGCCATCCTTGTTCACAAATCTTATGACAATTACCATTTGCTCCTTTGTTGATCAATCACGTGACTCATCAACTAGGATTGAAAAGTGTCTGTCTCCAAGTTCTGTGGTTTCCACCGCACAAGCATTAGCCATATCTTTTTGGACTGATGGAGAAGTCATTTGGTTATTTCCAGGGGCATTTTTCAAAATCACTTTACCAACTTCATCATTCCTCAAACCATACCATTCTAATAGCTCAAGAAAATTACATTTGTTCAAAGACGTAGATGACTCGTCATGT
Proteins encoded in this window:
- the LOC121811521 gene encoding uncharacterized protein At5g01610-like, with translation MYTTAARLFLILSLLSAAAAAANPPSVYEVLQSYGFPAGLLPQGVTSYELDTTTGKFSVSLGGSCSFSISGYDLKYKSTITGTIANNKITDLNGIQVKILFFWINIIEVTSDGDELQLSVGIASANFPVDNFFECPQCGCGFDCVTRKARALPLVQYD
- the LOC121810621 gene encoding uncharacterized protein LOC121810621 — encoded protein: MVIVIRFVNKDGQIIERFLALAHVKKTTSVCLKEAIDSVFAKFKLPLSRLRGQGYDGASNMRGECNGLKALILKENPSAWYVHCFAHQLQLIENVKESLRSFREFGWDTFLQEVNDLCGANDISITNMDDDAPKRISKRNGSNIKNYHHKIVGIFFQVVDLLTQEMENRFSEASTDLLSCMACLDQKNDFAAFNVS